From Alteromonas sp. RKMC-009, one genomic window encodes:
- a CDS encoding sugar phosphorylase gives MTSWEQLHEKVSHHLQSIYADVVLDIPVGDLATQLMQTMRLEGDKDVVQPTPHCNYWDEEDIIMITYGDSVISDDEQPLFTLDRFLHTYCKNTINKVHMLPFFPYSSDDGFSVIDYSSVNESLGDWPDIERLSKHYGLMFDLVINHCSARSAWFDNFQKGEGTGSDFFFTADPSDDLSMVTRPRVSPLLRETETATGTKHVWCTFSHDQVDFDFRNPKVLLAFVEIIRLYLDKGAKLFRLDAVAFLWKIIGTSCINLAQTHEVIRLLRTLIEHTDPTVIIITETNIPNRENLTYFGNANEAHAIYNFSLPPLLVNTLVTGNCGYLKNWMMSMPPAQNGTTYFNFIASHDGIGLRPAEGLLDDEEISTLVHTMQNFGGKVSWRASDHGQQKPYEINITLFDALQGTTAGPDKYQVDRFICAHAIMLGMEGIPGLYIHSLLGTSNDYEKVANTGQNRSINRHRWNFEELAALLDSPFSQHHKVLTRLSQLIRIRKAQPAFHPNATQFTLQLGDTLFGYWRQSLDRRQSVFCVSNVTNEEQSILLSSINLIGTDKWMDLITRDEIEDVGGFMQLKPYQTVWISNMEFED, from the coding sequence ATGACGAGTTGGGAACAATTACACGAAAAAGTCAGTCATCACTTGCAGTCGATTTATGCTGATGTGGTTCTGGATATCCCTGTGGGAGATCTTGCCACTCAGCTGATGCAGACGATGCGTCTTGAAGGAGATAAAGACGTTGTTCAACCAACGCCGCACTGCAATTACTGGGATGAAGAAGATATTATCATGATCACTTACGGCGACAGTGTGATCAGTGATGATGAGCAGCCATTGTTTACCCTTGACCGTTTTCTGCACACCTACTGTAAGAACACGATCAACAAAGTACACATGCTGCCCTTCTTTCCTTACAGCTCAGACGATGGCTTTTCCGTCATCGACTATTCCAGTGTGAATGAATCACTGGGAGACTGGCCTGATATTGAACGGCTGTCAAAGCACTACGGACTGATGTTTGATCTTGTTATCAACCATTGTTCTGCCCGTAGTGCGTGGTTTGACAATTTTCAGAAAGGCGAAGGCACTGGCAGTGATTTCTTTTTTACTGCCGATCCGTCCGATGATTTATCTATGGTCACCCGTCCGCGGGTGTCTCCCCTGCTGCGGGAAACTGAAACCGCCACCGGCACGAAACATGTCTGGTGTACGTTCAGTCACGACCAGGTGGATTTTGATTTCCGCAATCCGAAAGTACTGCTGGCTTTTGTGGAAATTATCCGCCTGTATCTGGACAAAGGTGCTAAGTTGTTCCGTCTGGATGCAGTGGCGTTTTTATGGAAAATCATCGGTACCAGTTGTATCAATCTGGCACAGACCCACGAAGTTATCCGTTTGCTCCGTACACTGATTGAACACACTGATCCTACTGTCATTATTATTACTGAAACCAACATCCCTAACCGGGAGAATCTGACGTATTTCGGTAATGCCAATGAAGCCCATGCTATCTATAACTTCTCACTCCCCCCATTGCTGGTAAATACCCTCGTTACCGGCAACTGTGGCTATCTGAAGAACTGGATGATGAGTATGCCGCCTGCCCAGAACGGCACGACATATTTTAACTTCATTGCATCCCATGACGGGATCGGTCTGCGCCCGGCTGAAGGCTTACTTGACGATGAAGAAATTTCTACACTGGTGCATACCATGCAGAATTTCGGCGGTAAGGTCTCCTGGCGGGCGTCTGATCACGGTCAGCAGAAGCCGTATGAAATCAACATTACTTTGTTTGACGCACTGCAGGGAACCACAGCGGGCCCGGATAAGTATCAGGTAGACCGCTTCATTTGTGCTCATGCCATTATGCTGGGTATGGAAGGTATCCCGGGTCTGTACATCCATAGCTTACTGGGTACCAGTAATGACTATGAAAAAGTGGCTAACACCGGTCAGAACCGCTCTATCAACCGGCACAGATGGAACTTTGAGGAACTGGCAGCCCTGCTGGACTCGCCGTTTTCACAACATCATAAAGTGCTAACCCGGTTGTCCCAGCTTATCCGTATCAGAAAAGCACAACCGGCTTTTCACCCCAATGCCACACAGTTTACCCTGCAACTGGGTGACACCTTGTTTGGCTACTGGCGGCAAAGTCTCGACAGACGCCAGAGCGTGTTCTGCGTCAGCAATGTCACGAATGAAGAACAGTCTATCCTGCTTTCCAGTATCAATCTGATTGGTACAGATAAATGGATGGACCTCATTACCCGTGATGAAATTGAAGACGTGGGCGGATTCATGCAGTTAAAGCCGTACCAGACTGTGTGGATCAGCAATATGGAGTTTGAAGACTGA
- a CDS encoding HAD-IIB family hydrolase, whose protein sequence is MDTANTLIFTDMDGTLLDHHTYSFEAAKPTLTSLAERNIPVIPTTSKTFVELLELRETIGLTGPFIVENGAAAYIPHGFFAKKPAGTVWQDGFWCKSFTSSKMYWLKLLEKVKPDFAGEFTHFSEMSNEDICEATGLSPAEAALASQRQFGEPVLWQGTEERKEAFIRSVTDRGAYPLEGGRFIHISGDCNKGAALQWFVEEFIRQHDEPVTSIALGDGKNDIAMLEAADIAVRIASPSHQPPTLKKEENVYTSTLHGPQGWTEVLTRLLF, encoded by the coding sequence ATGGACACAGCGAATACACTCATTTTCACTGACATGGACGGTACGTTGCTTGACCACCATACATACAGTTTTGAAGCAGCAAAGCCTACGCTAACCTCACTGGCAGAGCGAAATATTCCCGTCATTCCTACCACCAGCAAAACCTTTGTTGAATTGCTTGAATTGCGGGAAACCATTGGCCTGACCGGCCCGTTTATCGTAGAAAACGGCGCTGCAGCATACATTCCTCATGGTTTTTTCGCGAAAAAGCCAGCCGGTACCGTGTGGCAGGATGGTTTCTGGTGTAAATCTTTCACCTCATCGAAAATGTACTGGCTGAAATTACTCGAAAAGGTCAAACCGGATTTTGCCGGTGAATTCACCCATTTCAGCGAGATGTCCAATGAGGACATCTGTGAAGCCACCGGGTTATCACCCGCAGAAGCTGCACTGGCTTCACAACGACAATTCGGTGAGCCGGTCTTGTGGCAAGGCACTGAGGAGAGAAAAGAGGCGTTTATCCGGTCTGTGACAGACAGAGGCGCCTACCCCCTGGAAGGCGGCCGTTTTATTCATATCTCCGGCGACTGTAATAAGGGCGCAGCCCTCCAATGGTTTGTCGAAGAATTTATCCGTCAACATGACGAACCGGTGACCAGTATTGCGCTGGGTGACGGTAAAAACGATATTGCAATGCTTGAGGCGGCGGATATTGCCGTTCGGATCGCCTCCCCGAGCCATCAACCCCCTACACTAAAAAAAGAAGAAAATGTATACACCAGTACCCTGCACGGCCCGCAAGGCTGGACTGAAGTACTGACCCGATTACTTTTTTAA
- a CDS encoding rhomboid family intramembrane serine protease gives MKHSNKRDILLRSVWLSVLCVTVLWVIQSAGVLFHLPLNTLGIVPLSLAGLHGIITAPLVHSSYEHLFHNTLPLIILGSALYYGYPATRGKALAFAWLGSGIGVWLFGRPSVHLGASGVAHGLFFYLFVIAILRRDNRSTGLMMIAFFLYGGMMMSIFPRDPQISYEAHFFGAAGGVIAALLFGKQDPKPLRKRYYWESQDEEDPVIGDQWQSTGPEEPPKPSERVGGAE, from the coding sequence ATGAAGCATTCAAATAAACGCGATATCCTGCTGCGATCGGTATGGCTCAGTGTTCTGTGTGTCACTGTGCTCTGGGTCATCCAGTCCGCCGGTGTGTTGTTCCATTTACCCTTAAATACACTGGGTATTGTGCCTTTGTCCCTGGCAGGACTTCACGGCATTATTACTGCCCCTCTGGTACACAGTTCTTATGAGCATTTATTCCATAATACATTGCCACTGATCATTCTTGGTTCCGCCCTGTATTATGGCTATCCGGCTACGAGAGGCAAAGCGCTGGCATTCGCATGGCTGGGTTCAGGTATTGGCGTATGGTTATTTGGCAGGCCGTCTGTGCATCTGGGGGCAAGCGGTGTTGCACACGGATTGTTTTTTTATCTGTTTGTTATTGCCATTCTGCGCAGAGATAACCGCTCAACGGGCCTGATGATGATCGCGTTCTTTCTGTATGGCGGCATGATGATGTCTATTTTTCCCCGCGACCCGCAAATTTCTTACGAGGCGCATTTCTTCGGTGCAGCAGGAGGGGTTATTGCAGCACTGCTGTTTGGTAAACAGGATCCCAAACCGCTGAGGAAGCGCTATTACTGGGAATCGCAGGATGAAGAAGACCCGGTGATTGGTGATCAGTGGCAATCCACCGGGCCGGAAGAGCCGCCTAAGCCGTCTGAACGCGTTGGCGGCGCTGAATAA
- the cmoB gene encoding tRNA 5-methoxyuridine(34)/uridine 5-oxyacetic acid(34) synthase CmoB has product MSDPWFTECYRQLLDTPLAHWLETLPAQISEWQREHLHGEFSKWCKLLEKLPETTVSSKELKHSVTAGSAADISEYQQKQIEGLLKQFMPWRKGPYHIHGIHIDTEWRSDWKWDRVLPHISPLANRHVLDVGCGSGYHMWRMLGEDAAGVYGIDPTQLFLIQFQAIRHFIPAANIHFLPLGIEQMPALKAFDTVFSMGVLYHRKDPVQFLTQLKDQLRKGGELVLETLVVEGDEQTVLMAGERYAQMRNVWFLPSVKALTVWLSRLGFENIKVADINTTSLDEQRTTEWMTSQSLKDFLDPDDISKTIEGYPAPQRAVLIATKK; this is encoded by the coding sequence ATTTCTGACCCCTGGTTCACTGAATGTTACCGTCAGTTGCTGGACACGCCTCTGGCACACTGGCTTGAAACGCTGCCGGCACAAATCAGCGAATGGCAACGGGAACACCTTCACGGTGAATTCAGTAAATGGTGTAAATTGCTGGAAAAACTTCCTGAGACCACTGTCAGTTCAAAAGAACTGAAACACAGTGTTACTGCGGGTAGCGCCGCTGACATCAGCGAATATCAGCAGAAACAGATAGAAGGTCTGCTGAAACAGTTTATGCCCTGGCGAAAAGGCCCCTATCACATTCACGGCATTCATATTGATACAGAATGGCGGTCAGACTGGAAATGGGATCGGGTACTGCCTCATATCAGCCCGCTTGCAAACCGTCATGTTCTGGATGTGGGTTGTGGCAGTGGCTATCACATGTGGCGTATGCTGGGAGAAGATGCTGCCGGCGTCTATGGCATCGATCCAACTCAGCTGTTTTTAATTCAGTTTCAGGCTATCAGGCATTTTATTCCTGCCGCTAATATCCATTTCTTACCGCTGGGCATTGAGCAGATGCCGGCATTAAAAGCATTTGATACCGTGTTCTCAATGGGTGTGCTATACCATAGAAAAGATCCGGTACAGTTTCTCACCCAACTGAAAGATCAGTTACGTAAAGGTGGTGAGCTGGTGCTTGAAACACTGGTAGTGGAAGGCGATGAGCAAACCGTACTGATGGCAGGCGAACGTTATGCACAGATGCGTAACGTCTGGTTTCTGCCAAGTGTAAAGGCACTCACTGTATGGCTGAGCAGGCTGGGTTTTGAAAATATTAAGGTTGCTGATATCAACACCACGTCTCTGGATGAGCAGCGCACCACAGAATGGATGACGTCTCAGTCTTTGAAGGATTTTCTTGATCCTGATGACATCAGCAAAACCATTGAAGGTTATCCTGCACCACAACGTGCAGTACTGATAGCCACGAAAAAGTAA
- a CDS encoding glycosyl transferase, with translation MADFYQNGVVTTLHNLSRRPTEELEAELLRFSQKRPMALILPSLYSELEGEALPHIVDELTHVPYLSEIVIGLDRADKEQYKSALKFFEKLPQHHRVLWNDGPRLKAIDEELSALNLAPKELGKGRNVWYCMGYILASNRAESVALHDCDIVTYNRDLLARLIYPVANPQFNYEFCKGYYARVANGKINGRVSRLLVTPLLRALKRTLGDNEYLEFMDSFRYPLAGEFSFRRDVLNDIRIPSDWGLEVGVLSEMHRNYNHNRLCQADIADNYDHKHQDLSFNNDQGGLSKMSIDITKALFRKLATQGFTFSNEMFRSIKATYYRIALDFVETYHNDAVMNGLTLDIHNEEKAVELFASNIMKAGNSFLDNPMETPFIPSWNRVTSAVPDILDRLLEAVEADTAELLG, from the coding sequence ATGGCTGATTTTTATCAAAATGGCGTAGTGACAACGTTACACAACTTATCAAGACGCCCCACAGAAGAGCTTGAAGCTGAACTGTTACGATTTTCTCAGAAACGTCCGATGGCGCTGATCCTGCCGTCTTTGTATTCAGAACTGGAAGGCGAAGCCCTGCCGCACATCGTCGACGAACTCACCCACGTCCCCTATCTGTCTGAAATCGTCATTGGCCTTGACCGTGCAGATAAAGAGCAATACAAATCTGCATTAAAATTTTTCGAAAAGCTGCCGCAACACCATCGCGTTTTGTGGAACGACGGCCCCCGTCTTAAAGCCATTGACGAAGAACTATCGGCTCTGAATCTCGCGCCTAAGGAACTGGGTAAGGGCCGCAACGTCTGGTACTGCATGGGGTATATTCTGGCATCAAACCGTGCCGAGTCCGTTGCCCTCCACGATTGCGATATCGTTACCTACAACCGCGACCTGCTGGCCCGCCTAATCTATCCGGTCGCGAATCCTCAGTTCAACTACGAATTCTGTAAAGGTTATTACGCCCGTGTAGCCAACGGAAAAATCAATGGCCGGGTTTCCCGTTTGCTGGTTACCCCGTTGCTGCGCGCATTGAAACGCACGCTGGGTGATAACGAATATCTGGAATTCATGGATAGCTTCCGTTATCCGCTGGCCGGCGAATTCTCTTTCCGTCGTGATGTGCTGAACGATATCCGTATCCCCAGTGACTGGGGCCTTGAGGTGGGCGTGCTGTCTGAAATGCACCGCAACTACAATCACAACCGCCTGTGTCAGGCCGATATTGCAGATAATTACGATCATAAGCACCAGGACTTGTCGTTCAATAATGACCAGGGCGGTTTGTCGAAGATGTCTATCGACATTACCAAGGCTCTGTTCAGAAAGCTGGCGACTCAGGGATTTACTTTCAGCAACGAAATGTTCCGTTCCATTAAAGCAACCTATTACCGTATTGCGCTGGATTTTGTTGAAACCTATCACAACGATGCAGTGATGAATGGCCTGACATTAGACATTCACAATGAAGAAAAAGCCGTTGAACTGTTTGCCAGCAATATTATGAAAGCGGGTAACAGCTTCCTCGACAATCCGATGGAAACACCGTTTATTCCAAGCTGGAACAGGGTCACCAGTGCAGTACCGGACATTCTTGACCGCCTGCTGGAGGCCGTTGAAGCAGACACAGCAGAATTATTAGGGTAA
- a CDS encoding nucleotidyltransferase family protein, with protein sequence MSGRIAVIILAAGEASRYGDNKLLTAHPQGDTLLEYVVQQYAPFTDLPVFVVTGCYREAVAECLVGSPVLPEVSFTHNDDWQQGMGGSIATGVKAVLHYCEETGTLSPDHFFIGLGDTPSVTTDSLRALAEKAGIFPASRIASLAEGKRMSPAIFPYSDEALLLSLNGQKGAAKLLNAAAPECFAVPHPQAALDIDTPDDWHKLNRN encoded by the coding sequence ATGTCAGGCAGAATAGCGGTTATTATACTGGCTGCCGGTGAGGCCAGCCGGTATGGCGACAACAAATTACTTACTGCCCATCCGCAAGGTGACACATTGCTGGAGTATGTTGTACAGCAATATGCACCCTTTACGGATTTGCCCGTATTTGTGGTGACCGGTTGTTACCGTGAGGCGGTTGCAGAATGTCTGGTTGGTAGTCCGGTATTGCCAGAGGTATCTTTCACCCACAATGACGACTGGCAGCAGGGGATGGGCGGCAGTATTGCTACCGGTGTTAAAGCCGTGCTGCATTATTGTGAGGAAACCGGCACATTGTCGCCGGATCATTTTTTTATCGGATTGGGTGATACGCCGTCTGTCACTACAGATTCCCTTCGCGCACTCGCGGAAAAAGCAGGGATTTTTCCTGCCAGCCGCATTGCCAGCCTGGCTGAAGGTAAACGCATGTCTCCGGCTATCTTTCCTTACTCTGATGAAGCATTGCTTTTGTCTCTGAATGGTCAGAAGGGGGCAGCAAAACTGCTCAACGCTGCTGCCCCTGAGTGTTTTGCCGTACCTCACCCGCAAGCTGCGCTGGATATCGATACGCCGGATGACTGGCATAAATTAAACCGTAATTAA
- a CDS encoding MATE family efflux transporter → MAAFISPRFAVESKRLITLAWPLLIAQITQMMMGVIDTIMAGHYSATDMAAVALGFSIIVPLQCFIQGLGLAMPPILSRLHGKGNTSDVASAAWQAGYLLLTISLLVLLIWPFTGHLVALFPMEPALYDITVDYVQFVLLSMPAFAGYQWLRNFCEGLGTTKPTMAITLIGLMCNVAGNYIFIYGAGPVPAFGGAGCGIATAIVIYTMFFATMAYVLLSDRLKKYNLFGHIYRPDLRMILRTFKLGFPVAMTLLFEVTLFAVVALMLAPFGPGTVAAHQVALNFSAIMFMFPLSLGMALSIRVGYRIGQNNPAQARMVVKSGITIGMCIATLTASFTLLAKGAIISLYTQDETVFALANSLLIYAALFQFSDAIQVLSANALRGYKDTTAMFIITFIAYWLIGLPTGLILGRTDWITSEPMSAAGFWIGFIVGLSSAAVMLGSRVMIIQRRQRVQTA, encoded by the coding sequence ATGGCGGCATTCATTTCTCCGCGCTTTGCCGTGGAAAGTAAACGTTTGATCACCCTTGCCTGGCCTCTGTTGATTGCCCAGATAACTCAGATGATGATGGGTGTTATTGATACCATTATGGCCGGTCATTACAGCGCTACGGATATGGCCGCTGTGGCACTGGGTTTCAGTATCATTGTACCGTTGCAGTGTTTTATTCAGGGCCTGGGCCTTGCTATGCCCCCTATCCTGTCGAGATTACACGGGAAGGGTAATACATCTGACGTTGCCTCTGCGGCCTGGCAGGCCGGATACCTGCTACTGACAATCAGTTTACTGGTTCTGCTTATCTGGCCCTTTACCGGTCACCTGGTGGCACTGTTCCCTATGGAGCCTGCACTCTACGATATTACCGTGGACTATGTGCAGTTTGTGTTGCTTTCCATGCCGGCATTTGCCGGTTACCAGTGGTTGCGTAACTTCTGTGAAGGCCTTGGCACCACCAAACCCACCATGGCCATTACGTTGATCGGATTAATGTGTAACGTCGCGGGCAATTACATATTCATTTATGGCGCAGGGCCGGTTCCTGCATTCGGTGGCGCGGGTTGTGGTATCGCCACGGCCATTGTTATATACACGATGTTTTTCGCTACCATGGCTTACGTTTTGTTGTCTGACAGACTGAAAAAGTACAACCTGTTCGGCCACATTTATCGCCCGGATTTGCGCATGATCCTGCGAACATTCAAACTCGGATTTCCGGTGGCCATGACGCTTCTGTTTGAGGTTACCCTGTTTGCCGTCGTTGCCCTGATGCTGGCCCCTTTCGGACCCGGCACCGTAGCGGCTCACCAGGTTGCACTCAATTTCAGTGCAATCATGTTCATGTTTCCCCTGAGCTTAGGCATGGCGCTGTCAATCCGGGTAGGTTACCGGATTGGCCAGAACAATCCTGCACAAGCCCGCATGGTAGTAAAAAGCGGTATTACCATCGGCATGTGTATTGCCACGTTAACCGCCAGCTTCACGTTACTGGCCAAGGGTGCCATCATCAGCCTGTATACGCAGGATGAAACGGTTTTTGCACTGGCTAACTCTTTGCTGATTTACGCCGCGCTTTTCCAGTTCTCTGATGCAATTCAGGTGTTATCGGCCAATGCGTTACGGGGATATAAAGACACCACGGCTATGTTTATCATCACTTTCATTGCCTACTGGCTAATCGGTCTTCCCACCGGGCTTATTCTGGGTCGTACAGACTGGATAACCAGTGAGCCCATGTCCGCTGCCGGTTTCTGGATAGGTTTTATTGTGGGGTTAAGCAGCGCTGCCGTAATGTTAGGCAGCCGCGTTATGATTATTCAGCGCCGCCAACGCGTTCAGACGGCTTAG
- a CDS encoding kinase, producing MDITGFLNEHQLPDTYQAVAQEWFIPLAEEILSHKNSAEGPFFVGVNGCQGSGKSTLCDFLIHYFTHQHGLSAVTISLDDFYLSRARRQELAANVHPLLCTRGVPGTHNTVLADNTFTALKSAGSVALPRFNKATDDPFEQSAWPVITSPPDIVLIEGWCWGVSAQSEDALEEPVNDLERSEDPDGTWRRYVNDKIAAEYESLYDEMQYWVMLKGPSFEHVYKWRCEQEHKLAAKTGKTGSGIMSDEQILRFIQHYQRLTEHAFNSLPAKCNQVFELDENRVIKNVIRK from the coding sequence ATGGATATTACGGGCTTTCTGAACGAGCACCAGTTACCGGACACTTACCAGGCCGTTGCACAAGAATGGTTCATACCGTTAGCAGAAGAAATCCTCTCGCACAAAAATAGTGCAGAAGGGCCATTTTTCGTCGGTGTTAATGGCTGCCAGGGATCTGGGAAATCCACACTATGCGATTTTCTTATCCACTACTTCACCCACCAGCACGGGCTGTCTGCCGTCACTATCTCCCTTGACGATTTCTATCTCTCCCGTGCGAGACGACAAGAACTTGCTGCCAACGTACATCCTCTGCTTTGCACCAGAGGTGTACCCGGTACGCACAATACGGTTCTGGCTGATAACACTTTCACGGCGTTAAAATCGGCAGGCAGCGTTGCTCTGCCCCGCTTTAATAAAGCCACCGATGATCCTTTTGAACAATCTGCATGGCCGGTAATCACCTCTCCACCTGATATTGTATTAATTGAAGGCTGGTGTTGGGGCGTGTCAGCGCAATCTGAAGACGCACTTGAAGAGCCGGTTAATGATTTAGAGCGCAGCGAAGACCCGGATGGCACATGGCGGCGGTATGTGAATGATAAAATTGCTGCAGAATATGAATCTTTATACGACGAAATGCAGTATTGGGTAATGTTAAAAGGTCCGTCTTTTGAGCATGTTTACAAATGGCGGTGTGAACAGGAACACAAACTGGCCGCAAAAACCGGAAAAACCGGAAGCGGTATAATGAGCGATGAACAAATCCTTCGTTTCATACAACATTATCAGAGACTCACAGAACATGCGTTTAATTCCCTGCCTGCAAAGTGTAATCAGGTATTTGAGTTAGATGAAAACAGAGTCATTAAAAACGTCATCAGGAAGTAG
- the moeA gene encoding molybdopterin molybdotransferase MoeA: MTNSASTPSGWLQLDEALSRALAAVTPVTETENVAVSDALYRITGEDIVSQTDVPPADNSAMDGYALYAADTAGEPVTVSGTQFAGMALPEEKMQRGTAVRIMTGALIPPGAECVVMQENTRREDDIITVTKPAIAGENIRRAGGDIAKGAQVIKRGTRLEPGHLVLLASMGISSVNVFRKLKVGIMATGDELVEAGLPLQSGQIYESNRTGTRALLAHEPVTITDYGIIPDDKAALETVFKEASVSQDVIISSGGVSVGDADFVKELVARLGEIAFWKIAIKPGKPFAFGSLGNALFCGVPGNPVSAWVTTQQLVLPMLKRLSGIETGGTGKPLTINATLTAGIKRKAGRQEFMRAVMVVQEDGSYNVTPSGKQSSGVMTTVTEANCYIIVPSDCKMLSAGDTVKVQPFSVNGA, from the coding sequence ATGACCAATTCTGCTTCCACTCCCTCCGGCTGGCTTCAACTGGACGAGGCCCTGAGCCGTGCTCTTGCCGCTGTTACTCCTGTTACAGAAACTGAAAACGTTGCAGTATCTGATGCGCTGTACCGGATTACCGGCGAAGACATTGTTTCACAGACAGATGTACCACCGGCTGATAATTCTGCGATGGACGGTTACGCTCTTTATGCAGCCGATACCGCCGGCGAACCCGTCACGGTATCCGGTACGCAGTTTGCGGGCATGGCGTTGCCGGAAGAAAAAATGCAGCGGGGTACTGCTGTTCGGATCATGACCGGTGCGCTTATCCCTCCCGGTGCAGAATGCGTGGTTATGCAGGAAAATACACGCAGGGAAGATGACATTATCACAGTGACCAAACCCGCTATTGCCGGTGAAAATATTCGCCGCGCCGGCGGAGATATCGCTAAAGGCGCACAGGTCATTAAACGGGGCACCCGCCTGGAACCCGGTCATCTGGTACTGCTTGCCTCAATGGGGATCAGTTCAGTGAATGTTTTCCGCAAACTGAAAGTGGGGATCATGGCTACCGGCGATGAACTGGTAGAGGCGGGATTACCTTTACAGTCAGGTCAGATTTACGAATCAAACCGTACCGGCACACGGGCCTTACTCGCACATGAGCCGGTCACAATCACTGACTATGGCATTATTCCTGATGACAAAGCCGCTCTGGAAACGGTGTTTAAAGAGGCGTCTGTATCTCAGGATGTCATTATATCCAGCGGTGGTGTTTCCGTAGGTGATGCCGATTTTGTTAAAGAGCTGGTTGCCAGGCTTGGTGAAATTGCGTTCTGGAAAATTGCCATTAAACCAGGCAAACCCTTCGCATTCGGTTCTCTGGGAAATGCACTCTTCTGTGGTGTACCGGGCAATCCGGTGTCGGCCTGGGTCACCACACAGCAACTGGTGTTACCGATGCTCAAACGGTTGAGCGGTATTGAAACCGGCGGGACAGGCAAGCCTCTCACCATTAATGCCACACTGACCGCCGGTATAAAACGTAAAGCCGGCAGACAAGAATTTATGCGGGCGGTTATGGTTGTGCAGGAGGATGGCAGCTATAACGTCACTCCGTCAGGTAAACAAAGTTCCGGTGTGATGACCACCGTAACAGAGGCCAATTGTTACATTATCGTTCCGTCTGACTGTAAAATGCTCAGTGCCGGTGACACGGTAAAAGTGCAGCCATTTTCAGTTAACGGAGCATAA
- a CDS encoding XdhC family protein: MNHHIYHVLSDWFPQRDAGNWLLATIINTEGSSYRKAGAMMLFSEFGSQLGVVSGGCLESDLLHQSRRCWETGNSRIVTYDMQEEGDVAWRLGIGCGGEVTLLLQPVSAQNNWLGLTDVLDALSRQQTVYFSQPVTPGIPSGSAAASDPGDKALFTATLTPPPTLGILGGGVDALPLCDMASRLGWRVIVNDSRARYARPADFTTATVTDEQPAGDISGTDWYHQMNAVIVMHHQVRMDGEALAAMVSVPPQSLQYIALLGPSHRAERVLEEAGIDESQLPLPLHAPAGIAIGGELPESIALSMLAQAHAVVHGKSARSLKGKPCQAE, encoded by the coding sequence ATGAATCATCATATTTACCATGTGTTGTCGGACTGGTTCCCTCAGCGCGATGCAGGTAACTGGTTGCTGGCAACCATCATCAATACCGAAGGCTCTTCTTACCGCAAAGCCGGTGCAATGATGCTGTTCAGTGAATTTGGCAGTCAGCTGGGTGTTGTTTCCGGCGGATGTCTGGAAAGTGATTTGTTGCATCAGTCACGGCGTTGCTGGGAAACAGGTAACAGTCGTATTGTGACCTATGATATGCAGGAAGAAGGTGATGTTGCCTGGCGGCTGGGCATTGGTTGCGGCGGTGAAGTGACGCTTCTGTTACAACCTGTGAGTGCACAAAACAACTGGCTGGGGCTGACAGATGTGCTTGATGCGCTCAGCCGGCAGCAAACCGTTTATTTTTCACAGCCGGTCACACCGGGCATTCCGTCGGGGTCTGCGGCGGCATCTGATCCCGGCGACAAAGCACTGTTTACAGCCACACTCACGCCACCTCCCACGCTGGGCATTTTAGGTGGTGGGGTTGATGCACTGCCGTTATGCGATATGGCTTCAAGGCTCGGCTGGCGGGTTATTGTTAATGACAGCAGAGCGCGTTATGCGCGGCCTGCAGACTTTACCACTGCCACAGTGACAGACGAACAGCCTGCGGGTGACATTAGCGGCACAGACTGGTATCACCAGATGAACGCAGTCATTGTTATGCATCATCAGGTGCGTATGGACGGTGAGGCGCTCGCGGCCATGGTCTCTGTACCGCCGCAGTCTTTACAATATATTGCCTTGCTGGGTCCCTCACATCGCGCTGAGCGTGTGCTGGAAGAAGCCGGCATTGATGAATCTCAGTTACCCCTGCCACTTCATGCACCTGCCGGTATCGCAATCGGAGGTGAACTACCTGAGTCAATTGCATTATCCATGCTTGCACAGGCACACGCTGTGGTACATGGCAAGTCAGCCCGTTCACTGAAGGGGAAGCCATGTCAGGCAGAATAG